The following coding sequences lie in one Mycoplasma crocodyli MP145 genomic window:
- a CDS encoding DHH family phosphoesterase — MIIGNSKIAKEAIEKYDSIVIFHHIRPDGDCLGSQAGLAELIRTNYPNKKVYTVGNSMHTYDFMNYKFNSFDEIDFNNSLAIIVDASSGDRLECASLLYENKTTAKLRIDHHPNDSDIKYDYLWVDEHYVAAAEMIAQLAYDSKWKVTVKASEHVYLGINTDSGRFLYPDTSARTHRLVAFLMENGFHPQKILYELNKRTLKDIQYSGHILSNFEKSGRVLYYKVTNEVMKKFGLDNLKAAAFVNELANIDDNRCWAFFIQLDDGKVRGRLRSNGPLVNNVARIYNGGGHDNAAGITIDSWDQIPEVLKHLNQCIVDFEKNEK; from the coding sequence ATGATAATAGGAAATTCAAAAATAGCTAAAGAAGCAATTGAAAAATATGATTCAATAGTTATATTCCACCACATAAGACCAGACGGAGACTGTTTGGGTTCTCAAGCTGGATTAGCCGAATTAATTAGAACAAATTACCCAAACAAAAAAGTATATACCGTTGGAAACAGTATGCACACTTATGATTTCATGAATTATAAATTTAATTCATTCGATGAAATTGATTTTAATAATTCGCTTGCAATAATTGTTGATGCTTCAAGCGGCGATAGACTAGAATGTGCATCGCTTTTATATGAAAACAAAACAACAGCAAAATTAAGAATTGATCACCATCCAAATGATAGTGATATTAAATATGATTACTTATGAGTTGATGAACATTATGTTGCAGCAGCAGAAATGATAGCCCAACTCGCTTATGATTCAAAATGAAAAGTTACTGTAAAAGCTTCAGAACACGTTTACTTAGGAATTAATACAGACTCAGGAAGATTTTTATATCCTGATACATCAGCAAGAACACATAGATTAGTGGCTTTCTTAATGGAAAATGGGTTTCATCCTCAAAAAATTCTTTATGAATTAAATAAAAGAACTTTAAAAGATATTCAATACTCAGGACATATATTGAGTAATTTTGAAAAATCAGGTAGAGTTCTATACTATAAAGTAACAAATGAAGTGATGAAAAAATTTGGTTTAGATAATTTAAAAGCCGCGGCTTTTGTTAATGAATTAGCTAACATTGATGACAACAGATGTTGAGCATTTTTCATCCAACTAGATGATGGGAAAGTAAGAGGAAGATTACGTTCAAATGGTCCATTAGTAAATAATGTTGCTAGAATTTATAATGGTGGTGGACACGATAATGCAGCAGGAATTACCATTGATTCATGAGATCAAATTCCTGAAGTGTTAAAACACTTAAATCAATGTATAGTTGATTTTGAAAAAAACGAAAAATAG
- a CDS encoding MSC_0775 family lipoprotein, which produces MRFHIKHKIIFTLSSLITPISVASATSCNLNNIKEITFKSQLEELITNKENTHFEKEFDYKNIKNLELRNDLLKWKNKDTNIEKIDWKNLFRNSFIEKNLELELDKIYEILKINGLKKTDQVDISIVYNKVFIDRNSTKSIIVPIKIRRKIFINGHVFYQSHIYNLRLNGLKVTPKKIIQIEKVDEFKKKHPLQNIELLNEYQNYSTSQIVELGKEKWNKIFKFNFKDFDSNTLYNNLSWEQKLKNKIDLFNVHITNITFNENDFNNLNIEYVFSYGKTSTSRKDEFNSYGEKFNTTFKVLTNNTLDDYKKIAKSFAEPYLKYYLSIYNYDFDKFSKSDFLIKSRNKELVDFNIIELKNDLINKQVKYILKTKSTYNELNNITIDVDFGIKKHTNILSDELSNHHQKYNMIMGELNQAKINKITTSIYSYLGGTKIIPSGYGEIRGFYFNEGFTKQLHLGEDVMVNEGSYIYAPFNGQIIAVYDRKTKNEGEGIGAGLVLKVDKSELKKTFDEKTFKEWFSNSEFIYIGIIHLEASETFKLFYDRNIINDQDGKTTFLDVNLTNPINVIKGQEIAVVGSSSTNGGWMPHVHISVVRDNKYVVDENGFLTRNLSVFDDKRIVKYYNPKINKYTYGSIRVPGVKGAIATDINQVDSNGKVIGKSNSNNEKYRNVYNNIIDEEYETGLIDPNLLFSFRNEDSYEFDLEQFFKEVY; this is translated from the coding sequence ATGCGTTTTCATATTAAGCACAAAATAATATTCACATTATCAAGTTTAATAACTCCTATTTCAGTTGCTTCAGCAACTTCATGCAATTTAAATAACATAAAAGAAATTACTTTCAAAAGTCAATTAGAGGAACTTATTACCAATAAAGAAAATACTCATTTTGAAAAGGAATTTGATTATAAAAATATAAAAAATTTGGAACTAAGAAACGACTTGTTGAAATGAAAAAACAAAGACACAAATATAGAAAAAATAGATTGGAAAAACTTGTTTAGAAACTCTTTTATAGAAAAGAATTTAGAATTAGAACTAGATAAAATTTATGAAATATTAAAAATTAATGGTTTAAAAAAAACAGATCAAGTTGATATAAGTATTGTTTATAACAAAGTTTTTATAGATAGAAATTCAACAAAATCTATCATTGTACCTATTAAAATAAGAAGAAAAATTTTTATTAATGGACATGTTTTTTATCAAAGTCATATATATAATTTAAGACTAAATGGCTTAAAAGTCACACCTAAAAAAATAATTCAAATAGAGAAAGTTGATGAATTTAAGAAAAAACACCCTCTTCAAAATATTGAACTTTTAAATGAATACCAAAATTATTCAACAAGTCAAATTGTTGAGTTAGGAAAAGAAAAGTGAAATAAAATATTCAAATTTAACTTTAAAGATTTTGATTCAAACACTTTATACAATAACCTATCTTGAGAACAAAAACTTAAAAATAAAATAGACTTGTTTAATGTTCATATTACAAACATTACTTTTAATGAAAATGATTTTAATAACTTAAACATTGAATATGTTTTTTCATACGGAAAAACATCAACAAGCAGAAAAGATGAATTTAACTCATATGGTGAAAAATTTAATACAACTTTTAAAGTATTAACAAACAACACGTTAGATGACTATAAAAAAATTGCAAAAAGCTTTGCAGAACCTTATCTTAAATATTATTTAAGTATATACAATTATGATTTTGACAAATTTTCTAAAAGTGATTTTTTAATTAAATCAAGGAACAAGGAATTAGTTGATTTTAACATTATAGAATTAAAAAATGACCTCATCAATAAACAAGTAAAATATATTTTGAAGACAAAATCTACATATAATGAACTTAACAATATAACTATTGATGTAGATTTTGGGATCAAAAAACACACCAATATTTTAAGTGATGAATTATCAAATCATCATCAAAAATATAACATGATAATGGGTGAATTAAACCAAGCTAAAATTAATAAAATAACTACAAGTATTTATAGTTATTTGGGTGGAACAAAAATAATTCCAAGTGGTTATGGAGAAATTAGAGGTTTCTACTTTAATGAAGGTTTTACAAAACAATTGCACCTTGGCGAAGATGTTATGGTAAATGAAGGTTCATATATATATGCACCATTCAATGGACAAATTATTGCAGTTTATGATAGAAAAACAAAAAATGAAGGCGAAGGAATTGGAGCTGGTTTAGTTCTTAAAGTTGATAAAAGCGAGCTTAAAAAAACTTTTGATGAAAAAACTTTTAAAGAGTGGTTTTCTAATTCTGAATTTATTTATATAGGAATAATTCATCTAGAGGCTTCCGAAACATTTAAATTGTTTTATGATAGAAATATTATTAACGATCAAGATGGAAAAACAACATTTTTAGATGTTAATTTAACTAATCCAATAAATGTTATAAAAGGACAAGAAATTGCAGTTGTTGGTTCAAGTTCCACCAATGGAGGTTGAATGCCTCATGTCCACATTTCGGTTGTAAGAGATAATAAATATGTTGTTGATGAAAATGGTTTTTTAACGAGAAACCTATCTGTTTTCGATGATAAAAGAATAGTTAAATATTACAATCCAAAAATAAATAAATATACCTATGGCTCAATAAGAGTACCAGGAGTAAAAGGTGCAATAGCTACCGACATTAATCAAGTCGATTCAAATGGAAAGGTTATTGGTAAAAGTAATTCAAACAACGAAAAATATCGCAATGTATATAATAATATAATAGATGAAGAATATGAAACTGGTTTGATTGATCCTAATTTATTATTTAGTTTCAGAAATGAAGATTCATATGAATTTGACCTTGAACAATTTTTTAAGGAAGTTTATTAA
- a CDS encoding FAD-dependent oxidoreductase, producing the protein MKILVIGANHAGTSFLRTLKTVNPKAEVVAYDRNTNTSFLGCGIAIWVGGEFDDPKGLFYSSPEILVKEYGVNLKTNHEVIKIDKKKKEVLVRDLATQKEFTDNYDKLIFAGGTWPVEPNFPGREYNNIMLSKLFQHAEEIVEKAKDKSVKNVVVVGAGYIGIELVEAFQMQGKKVTLIDLENRVVPNYFDEEFTSEMEKRMVADKIKLQLGEKVKEFKSKDGKNVSSVVTDKGEYPADLVILSIGFKPRTDVLDGVEKIANGAIVVDEFQRSVSDENIYALGDSAAMKHCVTGKPEHAALATNAVKTGLVAALHIAGLNVPFPGVAGTNAINVFGCHYASTGLTKQVALKHGIKDVAEEYWIDNDRPEFMTTYEKVACKITFDPKTFKLLGVQIGSWGKSIHTEVIYMFALAIQRGLTLPEIALTDVYFLPHFNKPFNFFLMPMLNALGIKYKK; encoded by the coding sequence ATGAAAATACTAGTTATTGGAGCAAACCACGCTGGAACATCATTTTTAAGAACATTAAAAACTGTTAATCCAAAAGCAGAGGTGGTAGCTTATGACAGAAACACAAACACATCATTTTTAGGATGTGGTATTGCTATATGAGTAGGTGGAGAATTTGATGATCCTAAAGGATTGTTTTACTCATCACCAGAAATTTTAGTAAAAGAATATGGAGTTAATTTAAAAACAAACCACGAAGTTATTAAAATTGATAAGAAGAAAAAAGAAGTTTTAGTTCGTGATTTAGCAACTCAAAAAGAATTCACAGATAATTATGATAAGTTGATTTTTGCTGGCGGAACATGACCAGTTGAACCAAACTTCCCAGGACGTGAATATAACAACATTATGCTTTCAAAATTATTCCAACATGCTGAAGAAATTGTTGAAAAAGCAAAAGATAAATCAGTTAAAAACGTAGTTGTTGTTGGTGCTGGATATATTGGAATTGAACTTGTTGAAGCTTTCCAAATGCAAGGTAAAAAAGTTACATTAATTGATTTAGAAAATAGAGTTGTACCAAATTACTTTGATGAAGAGTTCACTTCTGAAATGGAAAAAAGAATGGTTGCAGATAAAATTAAATTGCAACTTGGTGAAAAAGTTAAAGAATTTAAATCAAAAGATGGAAAGAATGTTTCGTCAGTTGTCACTGATAAAGGTGAATATCCTGCCGATTTAGTTATTTTATCAATTGGATTTAAGCCAAGAACAGATGTTTTAGATGGTGTTGAAAAAATAGCTAATGGTGCAATAGTTGTTGATGAATTCCAAAGATCAGTTTCTGATGAAAACATCTATGCACTAGGTGATTCAGCAGCTATGAAACATTGTGTTACTGGAAAACCTGAACATGCTGCTTTAGCAACAAATGCTGTTAAAACAGGATTGGTTGCTGCTTTACATATTGCCGGTCTAAATGTACCATTCCCAGGAGTAGCAGGAACAAATGCTATTAATGTATTTGGATGTCATTATGCTTCAACCGGTTTAACAAAACAAGTTGCATTAAAACACGGAATTAAAGATGTTGCTGAAGAATACTGAATTGACAATGATAGACCTGAATTTATGACTACTTATGAAAAGGTTGCATGTAAAATTACTTTCGATCCAAAAACATTTAAACTTTTAGGAGTTCAAATTGGTTCATGAGGTAAATCTATCCACACAGAAGTAATTTATATGTTTGCACTTGCAATTCAAAGAGGTTTAACATTACCTGAAATAGCACTTACAGATGTTTATTTCCTTCCACACTTTAATAAACCGTTTAACTTCTTCTTAATGCCAATGCTTAATGCACTTGGAATTAAATACAAGAAATAA
- a CDS encoding DHH family phosphoesterase codes for MLIGNEKEATALIEKHDSIVIFHHIRPDGDCLGSQFGLKELIETNYPNKKVYVVGETKGNFTFLNLKHDPIPSDKILKKSLGIIVDAGDKERLESRELLDKNLFIETLRIDHHPNGDDLDKCTRWVDSSYIAADEMITQLAFVNNWKITKRAANLLYLGINTDSGRFLYDKTCARTMRLVAMLYDKGLEADFILQNLSKTNLNELKYNSWLVSTLQTKDGVAWIKNDLETTKKFGKTAQTSVRPNAIANIEGYPIWIQFTEEEDKKIRVELRSNGPLVNVVARKHGGGGHDRASGCILNSFEEINKVVDDCIVAVKEFKLQNK; via the coding sequence ATGTTAATAGGAAATGAAAAAGAAGCCACAGCATTAATTGAAAAACATGATTCAATAGTTATATTCCACCACATAAGACCAGACGGTGATTGTTTAGGTTCTCAATTTGGATTGAAGGAATTAATTGAAACAAATTACCCGAATAAAAAAGTATATGTAGTAGGTGAAACAAAAGGAAATTTTACTTTTTTAAATTTAAAACACGATCCTATTCCAAGTGACAAAATCTTGAAAAAATCACTTGGAATAATAGTTGATGCGGGGGATAAAGAACGTTTAGAATCAAGAGAACTTTTAGATAAAAATTTATTTATAGAAACACTTAGAATTGATCACCATCCTAATGGTGATGATCTTGATAAATGTACTAGATGAGTGGATAGTTCATACATAGCAGCTGATGAAATGATTACTCAATTAGCTTTTGTCAATAATTGAAAAATCACAAAAAGGGCAGCTAATTTATTGTATTTAGGAATTAATACAGACTCAGGAAGATTCTTATATGACAAGACATGTGCAAGAACAATGAGACTTGTTGCAATGTTATATGATAAAGGATTAGAAGCAGATTTTATACTTCAAAATTTATCAAAAACGAATCTAAATGAACTTAAATATAATTCGTGATTGGTGTCAACTTTACAAACAAAAGACGGAGTTGCATGAATAAAAAATGATTTGGAAACAACAAAAAAATTTGGTAAAACAGCCCAAACTTCAGTTCGTCCAAATGCAATCGCAAATATTGAAGGATATCCAATTTGAATTCAATTCACCGAAGAAGAAGATAAAAAAATTAGAGTTGAATTAAGATCAAATGGCCCACTTGTAAATGTAGTTGCTAGAAAACACGGTGGTGGTGGTCATGACAGAGCATCGGGTTGTATTTTAAACTCTTTTGAAGAAATCAACAAAGTTGTTGATGATTGCATTGTTGCAGTAAAAGAATTTAAATTGCAAAACAAATAA
- a CDS encoding Cof-type HAD-IIB family hydrolase, giving the protein MQKDKFLFAIDLDGTTLSSSATGQIHDQTLAAIQRAKKEGHVVCILTGRPWRSTKPIYDALKLDTIVANYNGAHIHHPYDDDFIPYIKYLDLNEMLYVLGDERLQKEISNIAIEGPGWVQLQKRDEDLEKVFGFKNTSKFIEGLDFHKIPMKPTGIIFDVQPSTDPENLRQYLKARYGDLGEFSYWSKGEGLTPVFDITNVTVNKGKAISLLMRYYDIPNENTVAIGDGFNDVSMFKIANVSVAMGNSSKDIKKHASIKISKTNKEGGVGYYINKFLDNPAEQMKKSKERRKKLNEIEENV; this is encoded by the coding sequence ATGCAAAAAGATAAATTTTTATTTGCAATTGACTTAGATGGAACTACACTAAGTTCATCAGCAACAGGACAAATACATGATCAAACACTAGCTGCTATACAAAGAGCTAAAAAAGAAGGTCATGTTGTTTGTATTTTAACAGGAAGACCATGAAGAAGTACAAAGCCCATTTATGATGCTTTAAAGTTGGATACAATTGTGGCTAACTACAACGGGGCTCATATCCACCATCCATATGATGATGATTTTATTCCTTATATTAAATATTTGGACTTAAATGAAATGCTTTATGTTTTGGGTGATGAAAGACTTCAAAAGGAAATTTCTAATATTGCAATAGAAGGTCCGGGGTGAGTTCAATTACAAAAAAGAGATGAAGATTTAGAAAAGGTTTTTGGTTTTAAAAACACTTCTAAGTTTATTGAAGGACTTGACTTTCATAAAATTCCTATGAAACCAACAGGAATTATATTTGATGTTCAACCTTCAACAGATCCAGAAAACTTAAGACAGTATTTAAAAGCAAGATATGGCGATTTGGGTGAGTTTTCTTATTGATCAAAAGGTGAAGGATTAACACCGGTTTTCGATATTACAAATGTAACAGTTAACAAAGGTAAAGCAATTAGCTTATTAATGCGTTATTATGATATTCCTAATGAAAATACAGTTGCAATAGGTGATGGATTTAATGATGTTTCTATGTTTAAAATTGCTAATGTATCAGTAGCAATGGGTAACAGTTCAAAAGATATTAAAAAACATGCAAGTATTAAAATATCTAAAACAAATAAAGAAGGTGGTGTTGGATATTACATTAATAAGTTTCTAGATAACCCTGCTGAACAAATGAAAAAATCAAAAGAGAGACGCAAAAAACTAAATGAAATAGAGGAAAATGTATAG
- a CDS encoding MAG4940 family membrane protein: MTPLKALTTYFNKTIALSEFGSNYFLTFFILLVILIIKKRKNNSNLLISFLFVITTFVSIVIFWGLTKSLGADFPISYLNPINVIFDSVVEFVNVKNGQSSLSGLAYILGFQFLGVLAGFLTFILFYYILRRQFNSYFEQNTNVTLYEICLKNYEEKVSTNSIKEVFFIFLYTITIPIFNRVSHIQSGLKTFDVLLINMAILFFIFFLSSNFKFYTFHIFIGLGFTIMSLILEQKQIRKIIINFSISLSTSIIIPIVIGLITFFIIKGGSHAFSY, encoded by the coding sequence ATGACACCACTTAAAGCTCTTACTACATATTTTAATAAAACTATTGCACTCAGTGAATTTGGGTCAAACTATTTTTTAACCTTCTTTATTCTTCTTGTTATTCTAATAATTAAAAAAAGAAAAAATAATTCAAACTTATTAATTAGTTTTCTTTTTGTGATAACCACTTTTGTAAGTATAGTTATTTTTTGAGGTTTAACCAAATCACTTGGTGCAGACTTCCCAATAAGTTACTTGAATCCCATTAATGTTATTTTTGATTCGGTAGTTGAATTTGTAAATGTTAAAAACGGTCAAAGTTCATTAAGTGGATTAGCCTACATTCTTGGTTTTCAATTTCTTGGAGTGCTTGCTGGTTTTTTAACTTTTATACTTTTTTACTATATTTTAAGAAGACAATTTAATTCATATTTTGAGCAAAATACAAATGTTACTTTGTATGAAATATGTTTGAAAAATTATGAAGAAAAGGTATCAACAAATTCAATAAAAGAAGTGTTTTTTATTTTTCTTTATACAATAACTATTCCTATTTTTAATAGAGTTTCTCACATACAAAGTGGGTTAAAAACATTTGACGTTTTACTAATAAATATGGCTATTTTATTTTTCATTTTCTTTTTATCAAGTAATTTTAAATTTTATACTTTTCATATTTTTATAGGGCTTGGCTTTACAATTATGAGTTTAATTTTAGAACAAAAACAAATAAGGAAAATTATTATAAATTTCTCTATTAGCCTATCCACAAGTATAATAATACCAATAGTTATTGGTTTAATTACATTTTTTATAATCAAAGGAGGTAGCCATGCGTTTTCATATTAA
- a CDS encoding ribonuclease HIII: protein MYSNTLFDTNKKEETIIEIDSSFSFKEKRIIGVDETGVGDYFGPLISAAVLVSDKQIEYLKSIGVKDSKKITSDSRIIDLANQIKSKCLYKVYTLSNAGYNRVEQTYRNSNKLKFFTHAHVINSLEELLESRGSEYDYVFIDQYTTKNAFIEYFNNMIYINNWSSIKVFKKPILLSHKAESIHISVAAASILARAELLENMKKMKAKYNFDFKLGASKQVKELVQKFKEKFGEEELKNVCKTSFKL from the coding sequence ATGTATAGTAATACATTATTTGATACAAACAAAAAAGAAGAGACGATAATTGAAATCGACTCATCTTTTTCATTTAAAGAAAAAAGAATTATAGGTGTTGATGAGACGGGAGTAGGTGATTATTTTGGTCCATTAATATCAGCTGCTGTTTTAGTTTCGGATAAACAAATAGAGTATTTAAAAAGTATTGGTGTAAAAGACTCTAAAAAAATTACAAGTGACAGTAGAATAATTGACCTTGCAAATCAAATAAAATCAAAATGCTTATATAAAGTTTATACATTAAGCAATGCCGGTTATAATAGAGTTGAACAGACATATAGAAATAGTAATAAACTTAAGTTTTTTACTCATGCACATGTTATAAATTCACTTGAAGAATTGCTGGAGTCAAGAGGCAGTGAGTATGACTATGTTTTTATAGATCAATATACAACTAAGAATGCTTTTATTGAGTATTTTAATAATATGATTTATATAAATAATTGGTCATCAATAAAAGTATTTAAAAAACCAATATTACTATCACACAAGGCTGAAAGTATTCATATATCAGTTGCGGCCGCTTCTATTTTAGCAAGAGCAGAGCTGCTTGAAAATATGAAAAAAATGAAAGCAAAATACAACTTTGATTTTAAACTTGGTGCAAGTAAACAAGTCAAAGAATTAGTTCAAAAATTTAAAGAAAAATTTGGTGAAGAAGAACTAAAAAATGTATGTAAAACAAGTTTCAAATTATAA
- a CDS encoding DUF402 domain-containing protein, whose translation MMLEKNLSTLKIGTMLNVQAYKYDGVLYRQWNSAKVLNNNSKHLVLFLLKARVSDIDKKRWAYRDPVLWFFPKNNLFNAVVLLRKNGPYIYINVASQPVIEDDVLKYIDFDLDIKYYPNKELKLVDREEYYKNKKQLKYPKKLQKMIYEELTELINLYNNYSYIFDNKVIDYYKHQAVADKSIRYDAIFQEEECNHKSNRPTFKVNKENKNIEFQKNKLRNEA comes from the coding sequence ATGATGTTAGAAAAAAATTTATCAACACTAAAAATTGGTACTATGTTAAATGTTCAAGCTTACAAATATGACGGTGTTTTATATAGACAATGAAATAGCGCTAAAGTACTAAATAATAATTCAAAACACTTAGTTTTGTTTTTACTCAAAGCTCGTGTAAGTGACATAGATAAAAAACGTTGAGCTTATAGGGATCCCGTTTTATGATTTTTTCCAAAAAATAATTTATTTAATGCAGTTGTATTACTCCGAAAAAACGGTCCTTATATTTATATTAATGTAGCTTCGCAACCGGTTATTGAAGACGATGTTTTAAAATACATTGACTTTGATTTAGATATTAAATATTACCCAAACAAGGAACTCAAATTAGTTGATAGAGAAGAATATTACAAGAACAAAAAACAATTGAAATATCCTAAGAAACTTCAAAAAATGATTTATGAAGAACTTACAGAACTTATAAATCTATATAATAATTACTCATATATTTTTGACAACAAAGTAATTGATTATTATAAACATCAAGCGGTTGCCGACAAGAGTATTAGATATGATGCAATTTTTCAAGAAGAAGAATGCAATCACAAAAGTAACAGACCAACATTTAAAGTTAATAAAGAAAACAAAAACATAGAGTTTCAAAAAAATAAATTACGCAATGAAGCGTAA
- a CDS encoding phosphotransferase, which translates to MKKVITGGYTNISYKDGDKFYQEKILTGFNHKIDYSILSGFGFVPKLIFNNEKEISWDFIEGEIPTLTIDELKIIADQLYELHNSKVKFPPSNHAARVKKYRKILNERGINLPVINDYFKRINNILAKSKKDVPLHNDLWNRNMIKKDNKIYFIDWEYATMGDRHFDLAYFICSSNLTEKEEKEFLDQYHNYWEDYLIQQKILVNYLIVLWINAQDIKPFDDKYYIDQIYKLDKLYQTKKLNKEF; encoded by the coding sequence ATGAAAAAAGTTATTACTGGTGGATATACAAACATCTCTTACAAAGATGGTGACAAGTTTTATCAAGAAAAAATATTAACAGGTTTTAATCACAAAATTGATTATTCAATATTAAGCGGTTTTGGTTTTGTACCTAAACTTATTTTTAACAACGAAAAAGAAATATCATGAGATTTTATTGAAGGAGAAATTCCTACTTTAACAATTGATGAATTAAAGATAATAGCTGACCAATTATATGAATTACACAATAGTAAGGTTAAATTTCCTCCTTCTAATCATGCAGCAAGAGTTAAAAAATACAGAAAAATATTAAATGAAAGGGGAATTAATTTACCTGTTATTAATGACTATTTCAAAAGAATTAATAACATTCTTGCAAAAAGCAAAAAAGATGTTCCTTTGCATAATGATTTGTGAAATAGAAATATGATTAAAAAGGATAATAAAATATATTTTATTGATTGGGAATATGCAACAATGGGGGATAGACATTTTGACCTTGCTTACTTTATTTGTTCTTCTAATTTAACCGAAAAAGAAGAAAAAGAATTCCTTGATCAATATCATAATTATTGAGAAGACTATTTAATTCAGCAAAAAATTTTAGTTAATTATTTAATAGTTTTATGAATTAATGCACAAGATATTAAGCCTTTTGATGATAAATATTATATAGATCAAATATATAAATTAGATAAGTTATATCAAACAAAAAAACTAAACAAAGAGTTTTAA